In Meiothermus ruber DSM 1279, the following proteins share a genomic window:
- a CDS encoding IMPACT family protein, with protein MNSFTLQASHRYELEVKRSRFVAHAVPLPSPEAAPVLLQTLQDLQAAHNCWAYKVGAQYRFSDDGEPAGTAGRPILSAIEAQHLDRVMVVVTRYFGGIKLGVGGLVRAYGGVAAECLRQAPRRAIAPRVRCELQAPFEFGNALYRLLEGLERESETYHAAGVCWVLSLEEARLPQFQERVRDLTRGRASLQVLERFEA; from the coding sequence ATGAACTCTTTTACCCTGCAAGCATCCCATCGCTACGAGCTCGAGGTCAAACGCTCGCGCTTTGTTGCCCATGCGGTGCCGCTGCCCAGCCCCGAGGCCGCACCCGTCCTTTTGCAGACCCTTCAGGACTTGCAGGCCGCCCACAACTGCTGGGCCTATAAGGTGGGCGCGCAGTACCGTTTTTCTGACGACGGCGAGCCTGCTGGCACGGCGGGCCGCCCCATCTTAAGTGCCATTGAAGCGCAGCACCTGGATAGGGTGATGGTGGTGGTAACCCGCTACTTTGGCGGGATAAAGCTGGGCGTGGGAGGTCTGGTGCGGGCCTACGGGGGGGTGGCTGCGGAATGCCTGCGGCAAGCCCCCAGGCGAGCAATTGCGCCCCGGGTGCGTTGCGAACTCCAGGCCCCGTTCGAGTTTGGCAACGCTTTATATCGCTTGCTGGAAGGCCTCGAGCGCGAAAGCGAAACCTACCACGCAGCCGGGGTGTGCTGGGTGCTCAGCCTGGAGGAAGCGCGGCTGCCCCAGTTTCAAGAACGGGTGCGCGACCTGACTCGAGGTCGCGCCAGCTTGCAAGTTCTAGAACGCTTCGAGGCCTAG
- a CDS encoding ribonuclease J, translating to MNNNPPFSRPRAPRRRQERPKPRGPILLGKPDGAVEIVFLGGTGEIGKNITAVRYEDEMFIIDGGLAFPDARMLGVDIVIPRIDYLVQNKDLIRGWVLTHGHEDHIGALPYLFPQLPRVPVYGAKLTLGLVKGKLEEFGLPVGDYNFKEVSPDDRISIGRYFQLDLFRMTHSIPDNFGMIIHTPIGRIVHTGDFKLDERPIDGQTSHLEKIAQAGAEGVLCLIADSTNGERPGVTPSESEVAEELDKVIGAAKGRIFVTTFASHIHRIQSVVTAGEKYGRKIAVEGRSMLKYARIALELGYFKQKDRFYTLDEIKDLPDEQVLVITTGSQGQPEAVLARLAAGAHSKMAIKEGDTVILSSSPIPGNEEAVNTVINQLYALGAYVFYPPRYRVHASGHASHEELKTVLNLARPKFLMPWHGEIRHQVNFKWLAQSIPHPPEKILIPENGRLIRLTANNIEFNGTVPHGQLYVDGLGVGDITDEILEDRHHMAAEGVVIITALVSRDPLVEVISKGFVKAGERLLGEVRKMAMDALYRGVREKKRLEEIRDDIYYPVKKFIAKNTGRNPVILPIVIEG from the coding sequence ATGAACAACAACCCACCATTTAGCCGTCCCAGGGCCCCCCGGCGACGGCAGGAACGTCCCAAACCCAGGGGGCCCATCCTGCTGGGCAAGCCCGACGGCGCCGTCGAAATTGTGTTTCTGGGCGGAACCGGCGAAATTGGCAAGAACATCACCGCCGTCCGCTATGAAGACGAGATGTTCATCATCGACGGTGGCCTGGCTTTCCCGGACGCCAGGATGCTCGGCGTGGACATCGTGATTCCACGCATCGATTATCTGGTTCAGAACAAAGACCTCATCCGGGGCTGGGTGCTGACCCACGGCCACGAGGATCACATCGGGGCCCTGCCCTACCTTTTCCCACAACTACCGCGGGTTCCGGTGTACGGGGCCAAGCTGACCCTGGGGCTGGTCAAGGGCAAGCTCGAGGAGTTCGGGCTTCCCGTGGGGGATTACAACTTCAAAGAGGTCTCCCCCGATGACCGCATCTCCATCGGGCGCTACTTCCAGCTCGACCTCTTCCGCATGACCCATTCCATTCCCGACAACTTCGGAATGATTATTCACACGCCCATCGGCAGGATCGTGCACACCGGCGACTTCAAGCTCGACGAGCGACCCATTGACGGCCAGACCTCCCACCTGGAAAAAATCGCCCAGGCCGGGGCCGAGGGGGTGCTTTGCCTGATCGCCGATTCCACCAACGGCGAGCGCCCCGGGGTCACGCCCAGCGAAAGCGAGGTGGCCGAAGAGCTCGACAAAGTCATCGGTGCGGCCAAGGGGCGCATCTTTGTAACCACCTTCGCCTCGCACATTCACCGCATCCAGTCGGTGGTCACGGCGGGCGAAAAGTACGGGCGAAAAATCGCTGTGGAAGGGCGCTCCATGCTCAAGTATGCCCGTATCGCCCTCGAGCTCGGCTACTTCAAGCAAAAAGACCGCTTCTACACCCTGGACGAGATCAAAGACCTGCCCGATGAGCAGGTGCTGGTAATTACCACCGGTTCGCAGGGCCAGCCTGAGGCGGTTCTGGCGCGCCTGGCTGCTGGCGCTCACAGCAAAATGGCCATCAAGGAGGGCGATACCGTCATCCTGAGCAGCAGCCCCATTCCCGGCAACGAAGAGGCCGTCAACACCGTCATCAACCAGCTATACGCCCTGGGGGCCTATGTGTTCTATCCGCCCCGCTACCGCGTGCACGCCTCCGGCCACGCCAGCCACGAGGAGCTCAAAACCGTGCTCAACCTGGCCCGCCCCAAATTCCTGATGCCCTGGCACGGCGAGATTCGCCATCAGGTCAACTTTAAGTGGCTGGCCCAGAGCATCCCGCACCCGCCGGAAAAAATCCTGATTCCCGAGAACGGGCGCCTGATCCGGCTTACCGCCAACAACATTGAGTTCAACGGAACCGTACCCCACGGCCAGCTTTATGTGGATGGTTTGGGGGTGGGCGACATCACCGATGAGATTCTGGAAGACCGCCACCACATGGCCGCCGAGGGGGTGGTGATCATCACCGCCCTGGTCAGCCGCGACCCGCTGGTGGAGGTGATCTCCAAAGGCTTTGTCAAGGCCGGCGAGCGCCTGTTGGGCGAGGTGCGTAAAATGGCCATGGACGCGCTGTATAGGGGTGTGCGCGAGAAGAAGCGCCTCGAAGAGATCCGTGACGACATCTACTACCCTGTCAAGAAGTTCATCGCTAAGAACACGGGGCGCAATCCGGTCATCCTGCCCATCGTAATCGAAGGTTGA
- the pnp gene encoding polyribonucleotide nucleotidyltransferase encodes MNEENPIPQARRYSVDVGGRTLTIETGKYAKHVSGSVWVTYGETVVMATAQASDAPIQADFLPLTVEFEERHYAVGRIPGSFMRREGRPGEKAILSARLTDRPIRPLFPKGFRHEVQVLLTVLSADQENTPDILGPIAASAALMLSDIPWEGPIASVRVGLQNGRLVLNPVAQEDSQLDLVVAGSKEAIIMVEAGAQEVSEDRLVEALEFAHRAMQPILELQEQMRAELGKPKFAYEPPAKLDADTQATLYQRAVEKGLSSVLQTASKGERSAALEAFRQTLLEELVPPAEDGSVDQERRKLVAEGFDEVVKQELRRLILQENKRADGRTPTQVRPIWIESNVLPKTHGSAIFSRGETQVLGVVTLGTGRDAQLVDDLGIETEDPFLVHYNFPPYSTGEVRRLRGVSRREVGHGNLAKRGLRAVLPSREEFPYTIRVVGDVLESNGSSSMATVCAGCLALLDAGVPLKKHVAGVAMGLVKEGEQAVVLTDILGLEDALGDMDFKVTGTRDGVTALQMDIKIKGLTPEIMRAALYQAREARLHILSLMERAVPTHRAEMKPHVPRILTLKVNPDKIGGIIGPGGKNIRQLEELGVEIDIEQDGTIRLYSASAAAAEEAKARILGQTAEAKVGEIYEGTVTRITNFGAFIEILPGKDGLLHISQLAQGRVQKVEDVLSLGQKIKVKVNSIDEQGRVDLIRPELEGLIAPRKPPVRR; translated from the coding sequence ATGAACGAGGAAAATCCAATACCCCAGGCACGACGCTACAGCGTGGACGTCGGGGGGCGCACACTCACCATCGAGACCGGCAAATACGCCAAGCACGTGTCCGGCTCGGTCTGGGTAACCTATGGCGAAACCGTGGTGATGGCGACCGCCCAGGCCTCCGACGCGCCCATTCAGGCCGATTTTTTACCTCTGACGGTGGAGTTTGAAGAGCGGCACTACGCCGTCGGGCGCATTCCGGGTAGCTTTATGCGGCGGGAGGGGCGGCCAGGTGAAAAAGCCATTCTCTCAGCCCGCCTGACCGACCGACCCATCCGGCCCCTCTTCCCCAAGGGCTTCCGGCACGAGGTGCAGGTGCTGCTGACGGTGCTTTCCGCCGACCAGGAAAACACCCCGGACATCCTGGGGCCCATCGCAGCCAGCGCGGCCCTGATGCTATCGGACATCCCCTGGGAGGGCCCCATCGCCTCGGTGCGGGTAGGCCTGCAGAATGGGCGTCTGGTTTTGAACCCGGTGGCCCAGGAGGATAGCCAGCTCGATTTGGTGGTGGCCGGCTCCAAAGAGGCCATCATCATGGTGGAGGCTGGCGCGCAAGAGGTCTCGGAAGACCGCCTGGTGGAGGCCCTCGAGTTCGCCCACCGGGCTATGCAGCCCATCCTGGAGCTGCAAGAGCAGATGCGGGCCGAGCTGGGCAAGCCCAAGTTTGCTTACGAGCCCCCGGCCAAACTGGACGCCGATACCCAGGCCACCCTGTACCAAAGGGCCGTGGAAAAAGGGCTTTCCAGCGTGCTGCAAACCGCCTCCAAGGGTGAGCGTTCGGCGGCCCTCGAGGCCTTCCGGCAGACCTTGCTGGAAGAGCTGGTTCCCCCCGCCGAGGATGGCTCGGTAGACCAGGAGCGGCGCAAACTGGTGGCCGAGGGTTTTGATGAGGTGGTCAAACAGGAGCTGCGCCGGCTGATCCTACAAGAAAACAAGCGGGCCGATGGTCGCACCCCAACGCAGGTGCGCCCCATCTGGATTGAAAGCAACGTGCTGCCTAAAACGCACGGCTCGGCCATCTTCAGCCGGGGCGAGACCCAGGTGCTGGGCGTGGTCACGCTGGGCACCGGGCGCGATGCCCAGCTTGTGGACGACCTCGGCATCGAGACCGAAGACCCCTTCCTGGTGCACTACAACTTCCCGCCCTACTCCACCGGCGAGGTCAGGCGCCTGCGCGGGGTGAGCCGCCGCGAGGTGGGTCACGGCAACCTGGCCAAGCGCGGCTTGCGGGCCGTGCTGCCCTCCAGGGAGGAGTTTCCTTACACCATCCGGGTGGTGGGCGACGTGCTGGAGTCCAACGGCTCTTCCAGTATGGCCACGGTGTGCGCCGGTTGTCTGGCCTTGCTGGATGCTGGGGTTCCCCTCAAGAAGCACGTGGCGGGGGTGGCCATGGGCCTGGTCAAGGAAGGTGAGCAGGCGGTGGTGCTCACCGATATCCTGGGCCTGGAGGACGCCCTGGGCGACATGGACTTCAAGGTCACGGGCACCCGCGACGGCGTGACCGCGCTCCAGATGGACATCAAGATCAAGGGCCTGACCCCCGAGATCATGCGGGCAGCGCTGTACCAGGCCCGCGAGGCCCGTTTGCACATCCTGAGCCTGATGGAACGCGCCGTGCCCACCCACCGCGCCGAGATGAAGCCCCATGTGCCCCGCATCCTCACCCTCAAGGTCAACCCCGATAAAATTGGGGGGATTATCGGGCCTGGTGGCAAAAACATTCGCCAGCTCGAGGAGCTGGGGGTGGAAATCGACATCGAGCAGGACGGCACCATCCGGCTCTACAGTGCCAGCGCAGCCGCAGCCGAAGAGGCCAAAGCCCGCATCCTGGGCCAGACCGCCGAGGCCAAGGTGGGTGAGATCTACGAGGGCACCGTCACCCGGATTACCAATTTCGGGGCTTTCATTGAAATTTTGCCGGGTAAGGACGGTCTGCTGCACATCAGCCAACTGGCTCAAGGGCGGGTGCAAAAGGTCGAGGATGTGCTTTCGCTGGGCCAGAAGATTAAGGTCAAGGTCAACAGCATCGACGAGCAGGGGCGGGTGGATCTGATTCGTCCGGAGCTCGAGGGCCTGATCGCCCCACGCAAACCCCCTGTTCGACGATAA